Proteins from a genomic interval of Geodermatophilus obscurus DSM 43160:
- a CDS encoding transketolase, which produces MNAPTSPAVANAAGTADRAERITRIREAAYRIRRNALDMGEVQGQGYIGQALGVADVLAVVYTDQLRYRPEDPHWPDRDRFLLSIGHYAIALYAALAEAGTIPLEELETYGSDDSRLPMSAMASYTPGVEISGGSLGHGLPVATGMALGLRHQGNSARVFNLLSDGELDEGSTWEAAMACAHHGLDNVTAIVDVNALQADGPTAGVLRTEPVTDKWQAFGWHALRVDGNDVAALVDALDELRAHRGSPSVLICDTRIGRGVPLLETREKAHFMRVEEHEWQAARTQLEEGLAR; this is translated from the coding sequence ATGAACGCACCCACGAGCCCGGCCGTCGCGAACGCGGCCGGCACGGCCGACCGGGCGGAGCGGATCACCCGGATCCGCGAGGCCGCGTACCGGATCCGGCGCAACGCCCTGGACATGGGGGAGGTGCAGGGCCAGGGCTACATCGGGCAGGCACTCGGCGTCGCCGACGTCCTCGCGGTCGTCTACACCGACCAGCTCCGCTACCGCCCCGAGGACCCGCACTGGCCCGACCGGGACCGGTTCCTGCTCTCCATCGGCCACTACGCCATCGCGCTGTACGCCGCGCTGGCCGAGGCCGGCACCATTCCGCTCGAGGAGCTGGAGACCTACGGGTCGGATGACTCCCGGCTGCCGATGTCGGCAATGGCCTCCTACACCCCGGGTGTGGAGATCTCCGGCGGCTCGCTGGGCCACGGGCTGCCGGTGGCCACCGGGATGGCGCTGGGGCTGCGCCACCAGGGCAACTCCGCGCGAGTGTTCAACCTGCTCTCCGACGGCGAGCTGGACGAGGGCTCGACCTGGGAGGCGGCGATGGCCTGCGCCCACCACGGCCTGGACAACGTCACCGCGATCGTCGACGTCAACGCGCTGCAGGCCGACGGCCCCACCGCCGGCGTGCTGCGCACCGAGCCGGTGACCGACAAGTGGCAGGCCTTCGGCTGGCACGCCCTACGCGTGGACGGCAACGACGTCGCCGCGCTCGTCGACGCCCTCGACGAGCTCCGCGCGCACCGCGGGTCGCCGTCGGTGCTGATCTGCGACACCCGCATCGGCCGCGGCGTGCCGCTGCTCGAGACCCGCGAGAAGGCCCACTTCATGCGGGTGGAAGAGCACGAGTGGCAGGCCGCCCGCACCCAGCTCGAGGAAGGACTGGCTCGATGA
- a CDS encoding SDR family oxidoreductase: MSGDRRTAVVTGAGSGLGRAIARALVADGWSVALLGRTRQSLEETAGGGDGVLVLPTDVADEEQVDAAFDALRETWGRLDLLVNNAGTFGPAGEVDEVAVADWRATVEVNVTGVFLCARAAVRLMKAQDPPGGRIVNNGSISAHVPRPGSVAYTATKHAVAGLTKAIALDGRAHRIVCGQIDIGNAATEMTAGMEHGARQADGSVRPEPTFDPAHVADAVVQMARLPLEVSVPFTTMLATGMPYLGRG; encoded by the coding sequence GTGAGCGGCGACCGCCGCACCGCGGTGGTGACCGGCGCCGGCTCCGGACTCGGCCGCGCCATCGCCCGGGCGCTGGTGGCCGACGGCTGGTCCGTGGCACTGCTCGGGCGCACCCGTCAGTCGCTGGAGGAGACGGCCGGGGGCGGGGACGGCGTCCTCGTGCTGCCCACCGACGTCGCCGACGAGGAGCAGGTGGACGCGGCGTTCGACGCCCTCCGGGAGACCTGGGGCCGGCTCGACCTGCTGGTGAACAACGCCGGCACGTTCGGTCCGGCGGGCGAGGTGGACGAGGTCGCGGTCGCCGACTGGCGGGCGACCGTGGAGGTCAACGTGACGGGCGTCTTCCTCTGCGCCCGCGCCGCCGTCCGGCTGATGAAGGCGCAGGACCCGCCGGGCGGGCGGATCGTCAACAACGGCTCGATCTCCGCGCACGTGCCGCGGCCAGGGAGCGTCGCCTACACCGCCACCAAGCACGCCGTCGCCGGCCTCACCAAGGCGATCGCGCTGGACGGCCGCGCGCACCGGATCGTCTGCGGGCAGATCGACATCGGCAACGCCGCCACCGAGATGACCGCCGGGATGGAGCACGGGGCTCGCCAGGCCGACGGCTCGGTCCGGCCCGAGCCCACCTTCGACCCGGCGCACGTCGCCGACGCGGTGGTGCAGATGGCCCGGCTGCCGCTCGAGGTCAGCGTCCCGTTCACCACGATGCTGGCCACCGGCATGCCCTACCTCGGGCGGGGCTGA
- a CDS encoding SDR family NAD(P)-dependent oxidoreductase has protein sequence MSVSDKTAIVTGAGSKRGIGRATAHTLAAAGWNIAILDLDEGSAKDAAQEIAEQHGVQAVGIGCDVTDEASVESALAALDGSAPPVGALVNNAGITSPTPFLEVSGEEWDRIFAVNVRGAYNITRRVAPGMAERGFGRIVFLSSVSAERGGGVFGGVAYSAAKAAQLGFTRALARELGPNGVTVNAVAPGLIDTDITGGALEGERKQELVAGIPVGRNGRVADVADLITYLCREETGYITGATYDVNGGSHIH, from the coding sequence ATGTCCGTCTCCGACAAGACCGCCATCGTCACCGGCGCCGGCTCCAAGCGCGGCATCGGCCGCGCCACCGCCCACACCCTGGCCGCCGCCGGCTGGAACATCGCCATCCTCGACCTGGACGAGGGCAGCGCGAAGGACGCCGCCCAGGAGATCGCCGAGCAGCACGGCGTCCAGGCCGTCGGCATCGGCTGCGACGTCACCGACGAGGCCTCCGTCGAGAGCGCGCTGGCCGCCCTCGACGGCTCGGCGCCCCCCGTGGGCGCCCTGGTGAACAACGCCGGCATCACCTCCCCGACACCGTTCCTGGAGGTCAGCGGCGAGGAGTGGGACCGCATCTTCGCGGTCAACGTGCGCGGCGCGTACAACATCACCCGCCGCGTCGCGCCCGGCATGGCCGAGCGCGGCTTCGGCCGCATCGTCTTCCTCTCCTCGGTCTCGGCCGAGCGCGGCGGCGGGGTGTTCGGCGGGGTCGCCTACTCCGCCGCCAAGGCCGCCCAGCTCGGCTTCACCCGCGCACTGGCCCGGGAACTCGGGCCGAACGGCGTGACGGTCAACGCCGTCGCCCCCGGGCTCATCGACACCGACATCACCGGCGGCGCGCTGGAGGGCGAGCGCAAGCAGGAGTTGGTCGCCGGCATCCCGGTCGGCCGCAACGGCCGGGTCGCCGATGTCGCCGACCTCATCACGTACCTGTGCCGGGAGGAGACCGGGTACATCACCGGCGCGACGTACGACGTCAACGGCGGCTCGCACATCCATTGA
- a CDS encoding aldehyde dehydrogenase family protein — protein MTTPYWVAGEPRTGTDVVAVRSPFDGAEAGRTTNATAEDVEAAVSAAHRSRAACAALPAHARAAALDHVSRRLAERSEEVAALITAESGKPLKWARLEVARAVSTFRWGAEEARRWSGSLQRLDTDPAATGRMALVRRVPRGPVLGIAPFNFPLNLVAHKVAPAIAAGAPIVLKPAPATPLSALLLGEILGETDLPAGAWSVLPVPNEVAAQLVQDPRLPVVSFTGSVPVGWSIRESVPRKHVTLELGGNAAAVVAPDQDDAALDWAASRIATFAMYQAGQSCISVQRVFAHRTVAAALTDRVVEAVGKLVTGDPTDDATDVGPLIDEQAARRVESWVQEAVAAGARVLTSGTRDGASYAPTVLTDVPADVKVSCEEVFGPVVVLETVDSVDEAFARVNDSRFGLQAGVFTRDLQVAFRAAQVLEVGGVVVGDVPSFRADQMPYGGVKDSGTGREGVHAAMEDLTEERVLVLTGIDV, from the coding sequence ATGACCACCCCCTACTGGGTCGCCGGGGAGCCCCGGACCGGCACCGACGTCGTCGCCGTCCGCTCGCCGTTCGACGGTGCCGAGGCCGGCCGGACGACGAACGCCACCGCCGAGGACGTCGAGGCCGCGGTGTCAGCTGCTCACCGGTCCCGTGCCGCCTGCGCGGCGCTGCCCGCCCACGCGCGGGCCGCCGCCCTCGACCACGTGTCGCGGCGGCTGGCCGAACGCAGCGAGGAGGTCGCCGCGCTGATCACCGCCGAGTCCGGCAAGCCGCTCAAGTGGGCGCGCCTGGAGGTGGCGCGCGCGGTGTCGACGTTCCGCTGGGGCGCGGAGGAGGCGCGGCGCTGGTCGGGCAGCCTGCAGCGGCTGGACACCGACCCCGCGGCGACCGGGCGGATGGCGCTGGTGCGTCGCGTCCCCCGTGGCCCGGTGCTGGGCATCGCGCCGTTCAACTTCCCGCTCAACCTGGTGGCCCACAAGGTCGCGCCGGCGATCGCCGCCGGGGCGCCGATCGTGCTCAAGCCCGCGCCCGCCACGCCCCTGTCGGCACTGCTGCTCGGGGAGATCCTGGGCGAGACCGACCTGCCGGCCGGCGCCTGGTCGGTGCTGCCGGTGCCCAACGAGGTCGCCGCGCAGCTGGTGCAGGACCCGCGGCTGCCGGTGGTCTCCTTCACCGGCTCGGTGCCGGTCGGCTGGTCGATCCGCGAGTCGGTCCCGCGCAAGCACGTGACCCTCGAGCTCGGCGGCAACGCGGCGGCCGTCGTCGCCCCCGACCAGGACGACGCGGCGCTGGACTGGGCGGCCTCCCGCATCGCGACCTTCGCGATGTACCAGGCCGGGCAGTCCTGCATCTCGGTGCAGCGGGTGTTCGCCCACCGCACCGTCGCGGCCGCGCTCACCGACCGGGTGGTCGAGGCGGTGGGCAAGCTGGTCACCGGCGACCCCACGGACGACGCCACCGACGTCGGCCCGCTGATCGACGAGCAGGCCGCCCGGCGGGTGGAGAGCTGGGTGCAGGAGGCGGTGGCCGCGGGCGCCCGGGTCCTCACCAGCGGCACCCGGGACGGCGCCTCCTACGCGCCCACCGTGCTCACCGACGTCCCGGCTGACGTGAAGGTGTCCTGCGAGGAGGTCTTCGGCCCGGTCGTCGTCCTGGAGACGGTGGACTCCGTCGACGAGGCGTTCGCGCGGGTCAACGACAGCCGGTTCGGGCTGCAGGCCGGCGTCTTCACCCGGGACCTGCAGGTGGCCTTCCGCGCGGCGCAGGTGCTCGAGGTCGGGGGAGTGGTGGTCGGCGACGTGCCGAGCTTCCGCGCCGACCAGATGCCCTACGGCGGGGTGAAGGACTCCGGCACCGGCCGCGAGGGCGTGCACGCGGCGATGGAGGACCTCACCGAGGAGCGCGTGCTGGTGCTCACCGGCATCGACGTCTAG
- a CDS encoding GntR family transcriptional regulator, whose translation MSIESLSALDRSTLRERSLEALRSAILAGRYRPGDHLGEVELAGSLGVSRGTVREALRHLQQEGLVTAGNRGMLRVNSLTSAEVHELFRVRAALEGLAVREVIASPRRKSAAETLRAAVERLSDEDEPAVRMEADLAFHLLLCQLSGNSMLVEAWQRLEGRMRVAILNGAAWQAPMMARDRHVPIVEAIERGDVEAAVRVVDEHMTAAAQHFAEATDSA comes from the coding sequence GTGAGCATTGAGTCACTGTCTGCCCTGGACCGGAGCACGCTGCGCGAGCGGTCCCTCGAGGCGCTCCGGTCGGCCATCCTCGCCGGTCGGTACCGGCCCGGGGACCACCTCGGCGAGGTGGAGCTGGCGGGATCGCTCGGGGTCAGCAGGGGCACGGTGCGCGAGGCCCTGCGGCACCTCCAGCAGGAGGGCCTGGTCACCGCCGGCAACCGCGGGATGCTGCGGGTCAACAGCCTGACCTCCGCCGAGGTGCACGAGCTCTTCCGCGTCCGGGCGGCCCTCGAGGGGCTGGCCGTCCGGGAGGTCATCGCCTCGCCGCGGCGGAAGTCGGCCGCCGAGACGCTGCGGGCAGCCGTGGAGCGGCTCTCCGACGAGGACGAGCCCGCCGTGCGGATGGAGGCCGACCTGGCCTTCCACCTGCTGCTGTGCCAGCTGTCGGGCAACTCCATGCTCGTCGAGGCGTGGCAGCGGCTCGAGGGCCGGATGCGGGTCGCCATCCTCAACGGCGCGGCCTGGCAAGCGCCGATGATGGCCCGCGACCGGCACGTGCCGATCGTCGAGGCCATCGAGCGCGGGGACGTCGAGGCGGCCGTGCGGGTCGTCGACGAGCACATGACCGCTGCCGCCCAGCACTTCGCCGAGGCCACCGACTCCGCCTAG
- a CDS encoding GntP family permease: protein MTDTTLLLLNTAITVAIVVGLIVFAKINPVISLVIGALYLGIAAGLGYEGTTTAVVEGFGNLMAEVGLIIGFGVMLGTLLSAMGTLHRVVDGMLRLVGAKRSPYVIGLTSGIVFPAIYFDVALVILGPMARSIALRTGLSIAPLAGALAIGLEVALLMVPPGAAALAIAAALGIPLGTMLLWGIPFGIVVIVVSILLHSLLMRFTWNDEKDDDPLTDPEHTGEIAGYGLPPGAEPSGEQAAIATDQQAPQHDRGGAATAVTEDPQRGTAPAPAGAGDTEPGRQLPLLVALLPLLIPVLLIVADTSSSAAGAEIALLTFLGNPVVALLIGLLVGTALAVPSLGREGVEEVIVRAAGTSGVILLFTGVAGSLGQVIAETNIGDLVAGLFSASAAYPLVLAWLVAALLRLAQGSGSVAAITAALLLAPVVGSLGLNPVLIWLAAASGAALGGHVTDNTFWIFKTLLGLSVRGTFQVYTVAQGLLSFVGLGAVLVLGIFA, encoded by the coding sequence ATGACCGACACCACGCTGCTCCTGCTGAACACCGCGATCACGGTGGCGATCGTCGTCGGGCTCATCGTCTTCGCGAAGATCAACCCGGTCATCTCGCTGGTGATCGGCGCTCTCTACCTCGGCATCGCCGCGGGGCTGGGCTACGAGGGGACGACGACCGCCGTCGTCGAGGGCTTCGGCAACCTGATGGCCGAGGTGGGCCTCATCATCGGGTTCGGCGTGATGCTCGGGACGCTGTTGTCGGCCATGGGGACGCTGCACCGCGTCGTTGACGGGATGCTGCGCCTCGTGGGGGCCAAGCGCTCCCCCTACGTCATCGGCCTGACCTCGGGGATCGTCTTCCCGGCGATCTACTTCGACGTCGCGCTGGTGATCCTGGGGCCCATGGCCCGGTCGATCGCCCTGCGGACCGGGCTCAGCATCGCGCCGCTGGCCGGCGCACTGGCCATCGGCCTCGAGGTGGCGCTGCTGATGGTCCCGCCCGGTGCAGCCGCGCTGGCCATCGCGGCCGCCCTCGGCATCCCGCTCGGCACCATGCTGCTGTGGGGCATCCCCTTCGGCATCGTGGTCATCGTCGTCTCCATCCTGCTGCACAGCCTGCTCATGCGCTTCACCTGGAACGACGAGAAGGACGACGACCCGCTGACCGACCCCGAGCACACCGGGGAGATCGCCGGCTACGGCCTCCCGCCCGGCGCCGAACCCTCCGGTGAGCAGGCAGCCATCGCGACCGACCAGCAGGCCCCGCAGCACGATCGCGGCGGTGCAGCGACGGCCGTCACGGAGGACCCGCAGCGCGGCACCGCCCCTGCCCCCGCCGGCGCAGGCGACACGGAGCCAGGGAGGCAGCTGCCCCTGCTCGTCGCCCTCCTCCCGCTGCTCATCCCGGTGCTGCTCATCGTGGCCGACACCAGCAGCAGTGCGGCCGGCGCGGAGATCGCCCTGCTCACCTTCCTGGGCAATCCCGTGGTGGCCCTCCTCATCGGACTGCTCGTGGGGACCGCTCTCGCCGTGCCGTCACTGGGCCGGGAGGGCGTCGAGGAGGTGATCGTGCGGGCCGCCGGGACCAGCGGCGTCATCCTGCTGTTCACCGGCGTCGCGGGATCGCTCGGGCAGGTCATCGCCGAGACCAACATCGGGGACCTGGTGGCCGGACTCTTCAGTGCCAGCGCGGCCTACCCGCTGGTGCTGGCCTGGCTGGTCGCGGCGCTGCTGCGCCTCGCCCAGGGCTCCGGGTCCGTGGCCGCCATCACCGCGGCGCTCCTGCTGGCGCCGGTCGTCGGGAGCCTGGGGCTCAACCCGGTGCTGATCTGGCTGGCCGCCGCGTCCGGGGCCGCCCTGGGCGGGCACGTCACCGACAACACCTTCTGGATCTTCAAGACGCTGCTGGGCCTCTCCGTCCGCGGCACCTTCCAGGTGTACACGGTCGCCCAGGGGCTGTTGTCCTTCGTCGGCCTGGGCGCGGTCCTCGTGCTCGGCATCTTCGCCTGA
- a CDS encoding transketolase family protein — protein sequence MTSTAPRNKLTTSAMIASFADPGQRTTSAPFGHALNRLAEERPEIVGLSADLAKYTDMHVFRDAHPDRFFQMGMAEQSLLGAAAGMAEVGLVPFASTYSVFATRRAYDFLCLDIAEPNLNVNVVGGLPGLTTGYGPSHQATEDLAILRGCPNLTIVDPCDSVDIEQAVPALADAPGPTYLRLLRGAVPTVLDEYDYRFELGKAAELRTGRDVVLISTGLMTMRALQAAARLEADSVDVAVLHVPTIKPLDTEAILRAARTDRLVVTLENHTVVGGLAESVASTLAFAGVGTRVVPIALPDEFLAAGALPTLHDRYGLSTDAVIAKVKAELGGGTHAPWAADPDPATA from the coding sequence ATGACCAGCACCGCCCCCCGCAACAAGCTCACCACCTCGGCGATGATCGCCTCCTTCGCCGACCCCGGTCAGCGCACCACCAGCGCACCGTTCGGGCACGCGCTCAACCGCCTGGCGGAGGAGCGGCCGGAGATCGTCGGGCTGTCGGCCGACCTGGCGAAGTACACCGACATGCACGTGTTCCGCGACGCCCATCCCGACCGGTTCTTCCAGATGGGCATGGCCGAGCAGTCGCTGCTCGGGGCCGCGGCCGGGATGGCGGAGGTCGGGCTGGTGCCCTTCGCCTCCACCTACTCGGTGTTCGCCACCCGGCGGGCCTACGACTTCCTCTGCCTCGACATCGCCGAGCCGAACCTGAACGTCAACGTCGTCGGCGGCCTGCCCGGCCTCACCACCGGGTACGGTCCCAGCCACCAGGCCACCGAGGACCTGGCGATCCTCCGCGGTTGCCCGAACCTGACCATCGTCGACCCGTGCGACTCCGTCGACATCGAGCAGGCCGTGCCGGCCCTGGCCGACGCACCCGGCCCCACCTACCTGCGGCTGCTGCGCGGCGCGGTGCCCACCGTGCTCGACGAGTACGACTACCGGTTCGAGCTGGGCAAGGCCGCCGAGCTGCGCACCGGCCGGGACGTCGTGCTCATCTCCACCGGCCTGATGACCATGCGGGCGCTGCAGGCCGCGGCCCGGCTGGAGGCCGACTCCGTCGACGTCGCCGTCCTGCACGTCCCGACGATCAAGCCGCTGGACACCGAGGCGATCCTGCGGGCGGCCCGCACCGACCGGCTCGTGGTGACGCTGGAGAACCACACCGTGGTCGGCGGCCTGGCCGAGTCGGTCGCGTCGACGCTGGCCTTCGCCGGCGTCGGGACGCGCGTGGTGCCGATCGCGCTGCCCGACGAGTTCCTCGCCGCCGGCGCCCTGCCCACCCTGCACGACCGCTACGGGCTGTCGACCGACGCCGTCATCGCCAAGGTCAAGGCCGAGCTGGGCGGCGGCACGCACGCCCCCTGGGCCGCCGACCCCGACCCGGCCACCGCCTGA
- the betA gene encoding choline dehydrogenase, with protein sequence MSPQVYDVVIVGGGSAGSALANRLSADPGNRVLVLEAGREDSLWDVFVHMPGALTIPIGNRFYDWRYESEPEPRMGGRRVYHARGKLLGGSSSINGMIFQRGNPLDYERWGADEGMGTWDFAHCLPYFKRMENCTAAAPEDPFRGKDGPLVLERGPATSPLFQAFLTAVQEAGHPLTDDLNGYRQEGFGPFDRNVHRGRRLSAARAYLHPVRSRPNLTVETRAFVTRVLFDGGRAVGVEYRHGRRPARTVRAGEVVLSGGAVNTPQLLQLSGVGNGSELRALGIDVVADLPGVGENLQDHLEVYIQHGCTQPVSIAPGMKWWRKPGIGAQWLFLRTGLGATNHFEAGGFLRSNDDVAYPNLMFHFLPIAVRYDGSMPTGEHGYQVHVGPMYSDARGTLKIRSADPRVKPAMRCNYLSTAQDRREWVEAVQVARGIFEQPALAEFSSGEISPGPEIETPEQILSWVARDAETALHPSCTAKMGTGPLSVVDPTSMRVHGLEGLRVVDASAMPYVTNGNIYAPVMMMAEKAADLILGNTPLAPEHVEFYRHRPASVGEAAGQA encoded by the coding sequence GTGAGCCCGCAGGTGTACGACGTCGTCATCGTGGGCGGCGGATCGGCGGGCAGCGCCCTCGCCAACCGGCTCAGCGCCGACCCCGGCAACCGGGTGCTGGTGCTGGAGGCGGGGCGCGAGGACTCCCTCTGGGACGTCTTCGTGCACATGCCCGGCGCGCTCACCATCCCGATCGGCAACCGGTTCTACGACTGGAGGTACGAGAGCGAGCCGGAGCCGCGGATGGGCGGCCGGCGGGTCTACCACGCACGCGGGAAGCTGCTCGGCGGCTCGAGCAGCATCAACGGGATGATCTTCCAGCGCGGCAACCCCCTGGACTACGAGCGCTGGGGCGCCGACGAGGGCATGGGGACGTGGGACTTCGCGCACTGCCTGCCCTACTTCAAGCGCATGGAGAACTGCACGGCCGCCGCCCCCGAGGACCCCTTCCGTGGCAAGGACGGTCCTCTCGTCCTCGAGCGCGGCCCGGCCACCAGCCCGCTGTTCCAGGCCTTCCTCACCGCGGTGCAGGAGGCCGGCCACCCGCTCACCGACGACCTCAACGGCTACCGGCAGGAGGGGTTCGGCCCCTTCGACCGCAACGTGCACCGTGGCCGCCGGCTGAGCGCGGCCCGCGCCTACCTCCACCCGGTGCGGTCCCGCCCGAACCTCACGGTCGAGACCCGGGCCTTCGTCACCCGCGTCCTCTTCGATGGCGGGCGCGCCGTCGGCGTGGAGTACCGCCACGGGCGCAGGCCGGCCCGCACGGTTCGCGCCGGCGAGGTGGTGCTCAGCGGCGGCGCCGTCAACACCCCGCAGCTGCTGCAGCTCTCCGGCGTCGGGAACGGCTCGGAGCTGCGGGCCCTCGGCATCGACGTCGTCGCCGACCTGCCGGGTGTCGGCGAGAACCTGCAGGACCACCTCGAGGTCTACATCCAGCACGGCTGCACGCAGCCGGTGTCCATCGCGCCGGGCATGAAGTGGTGGCGCAAGCCCGGGATCGGCGCGCAGTGGCTGTTCCTGCGGACGGGACTCGGCGCCACCAACCACTTCGAGGCCGGCGGGTTCCTGCGCAGCAACGACGACGTCGCCTACCCGAACCTGATGTTCCACTTCCTGCCGATCGCCGTCCGCTACGACGGTTCGATGCCCACGGGCGAGCACGGGTACCAGGTGCACGTCGGGCCGATGTACTCCGACGCCCGGGGCACGCTGAAGATCAGGTCGGCCGATCCCCGGGTGAAGCCCGCCATGCGGTGCAACTACCTCTCCACCGCGCAGGACCGTCGCGAGTGGGTGGAGGCCGTGCAGGTGGCGCGGGGGATCTTCGAGCAGCCGGCGTTGGCCGAGTTCAGCTCGGGGGAGATCTCCCCCGGGCCCGAGATCGAGACGCCCGAGCAGATCCTCAGCTGGGTGGCCCGCGACGCCGAGACGGCGCTGCACCCCTCCTGCACGGCGAAGATGGGCACCGGCCCGCTGTCGGTGGTCGACCCGACGAGCATGCGGGTGCACGGGCTGGAGGGCCTGCGGGTCGTCGACGCCTCGGCCATGCCCTACGTGACCAACGGCAACATCTACGCGCCGGTCATGATGATGGCCGAGAAGGCCGCCGACCTCATCCTCGGCAACACGCCGCTGGCGCCCGAGCACGTCGAGTTCTACCGGCACCGGCCGGCGTCGGTCGGCGAGGCCGCCGGCCAGGCCTGA
- a CDS encoding phosphoglycerate dehydrogenase has translation MKILLPGSLPLAPALPEGVEAVRYDVAAPVPEEHLDAEALVVWGNAPADLRAVAGRMPRLRWVQTLAAGPDAVLSAGFPDDVVVTSGVGLHDRPVTEHALALVLALLRRLPAALAAQAEHRWADELGGLQPLHPEGAVTTLLDAQVLVWGFGNIGQNLAPLLQALGAQVRGVGRSAGERSGFPVVSEDRLEAELEHTDVLVMILPATEATTHALDAARLAALPQHALVVNVGRGSTVDEPALVAALTEGRIAGAALDVTEVEPLPADSPLWDAPNLLLTPHAAGGRPVGADELVAANVAALLADRELRNVVAR, from the coding sequence GTGAAGATCCTGCTCCCCGGCTCCCTCCCGCTCGCCCCCGCGCTGCCCGAGGGGGTGGAGGCGGTGCGCTACGACGTGGCCGCACCGGTGCCCGAGGAGCACCTCGACGCCGAGGCCCTGGTGGTCTGGGGCAACGCGCCCGCCGACCTGCGCGCCGTCGCCGGGCGGATGCCGCGGCTGCGGTGGGTGCAGACGCTGGCGGCCGGGCCGGACGCCGTCCTCAGCGCGGGCTTCCCCGACGACGTCGTCGTCACCTCCGGCGTGGGCCTGCACGACCGACCGGTCACCGAGCACGCGCTGGCCCTGGTGCTCGCGCTGCTGCGCCGCCTGCCGGCCGCGCTCGCGGCGCAGGCCGAGCACCGGTGGGCCGACGAGCTCGGCGGGCTGCAGCCGCTGCACCCCGAGGGGGCGGTCACCACGCTGCTCGACGCTCAGGTGCTCGTCTGGGGCTTCGGCAACATCGGTCAGAACCTCGCTCCGCTGCTGCAGGCCCTCGGCGCGCAGGTACGCGGCGTCGGGCGCAGTGCGGGGGAGCGGTCCGGGTTCCCCGTCGTCTCCGAGGACCGGCTGGAGGCAGAGCTCGAGCACACCGACGTCCTGGTCATGATCCTGCCCGCCACCGAGGCCACGACCCACGCGCTGGACGCCGCCCGGCTGGCCGCGCTGCCGCAGCACGCGCTCGTCGTCAACGTCGGGCGCGGCTCCACCGTCGACGAGCCGGCGCTCGTCGCGGCGCTGACCGAGGGCCGCATCGCGGGCGCAGCACTCGACGTCACCGAGGTCGAGCCGCTGCCGGCGGACTCCCCGCTGTGGGACGCACCGAACCTGCTGCTCACCCCGCACGCCGCGGGAGGCCGGCCGGTCGGCGCCGACGAGCTCGTGGCCGCGAATGTCGCTGCGCTGCTGGCCGACCGCGAGCTGCGCAACGTCGTGGCGCGCTGA